From Deltaproteobacteria bacterium:
CGATGGGATAATACTCGGGCAGACAGCCCCATGTACCGATAATCTCGGCATCGAAGGCCATAAGTCGGGAGATGCTGTATTCGTTCTTGGCCAATCCAAAACCGACCACGATGAGCTTACCGATAAAGGAAAGGAGCTCCAAGGCAATGTCCTGTCCAGGCTTGGTCCCTGTAACCTCGAATATCTTCCACCCGTAACCTGCCTCGATCCCATTTTCTTTACAGAGACCTCTGAACTCATTGCGGACATCCCGCGGTGTCTTATCGACTGAGCTAATAACGAAGTCCGCCCCGTAGTTCAAAGCCCTCTTAAGCTTCTCGGGATTGCGAGCAATCCCGATGACGTTTGCAGCCCCCAAGGCCTTCACAGTCTGTACCATATGGACACCGACACCACCGGTAGCCCCGATAACGATGACATTATCCCCAGGCTGTAGGTCCGCCCTTTTGGCTGCCTGATAAGGGGTGGTCATGGCATCGGCGATAACTGCTAAGTGAGATAGGGGGAATTTACCGCGGTCTTTTACCTCACAGAGGTCTACTGAAGGAACAGGGATATGGCTTGAGTTGCCACCATAAATACCAATGCTATTTCCAGGCATCTTTTGAAAGAGGCAGCGATTACCCCTACCGATCTTGCAAAGGTAGCATTGCCTGCAGGGCATAACAGCCGGTATGATAACCTCTTTGCCGATCCATTTTTCATCCCCTGCTACAACGACACCACTGATTTCGTGACCTAGGGTGAGCGGAGGTTTGCTCACTGTAGGAACTCCGTCGAAGAAAAACCCGAGGTCAGTATGGCAGACCCCACACCCCGCCACCTCCACCAAGACCTCCCCTGCCT
This genomic window contains:
- the had gene encoding 6-hydroxycyclohex-1-ene-1-carbonyl-CoA dehydrogenase, with translation MAAVPDKIQTWQMVQPWSKDRETGKVTEGRIEKTDIPVPELKAGEVLVEVAGCGVCHTDLGFFFDGVPTVSKPPLTLGHEISGVVVAGDEKWIGKEVIIPAVMPCRQCYLCKIGRGNRCLFQKMPGNSIGIYGGNSSHIPVPSVDLCEVKDRGKFPLSHLAVIADAMTTPYQAAKRADLQPGDNVIVIGATGGVGVHMVQTVKALGAANVIGIARNPEKLKRALNYGADFVISSVDKTPRDVRNEFRGLCKENGIEAGYGWKIFEVTGTKPGQDIALELLSFIGKLIVVGFGLAKNEYSISRLMAFDAEIIGTWGCLPEYYPIVLGMVLSGKLELEAFVETKPMSQINQIYDQVHKAGSPAKRIVLTPDF